One stretch of Lacrimispora sphenoides DNA includes these proteins:
- a CDS encoding glycosyltransferase, which yields MKVSVIVPVYNVYDWLDACMESIVNQSFRDFEIILIEDGSTDGSDLKCEEWAKSDQRVKVLKQKNSGPSIARNKGMKVAKGEYLSFIDSDDWVDKDFLKKMYDAASQNDADMVECDVYRVDDRTGERTYRVCSGNLGQLYTAREHMKYGYTAIWKCLVRKELFLKYEIEFPDCHSEAKAIYPLLLALSNKIINVSEGLYFYRRFRKDSLTAKPRQNNGDEFAIGIRAFDALLQGFIKNGIYQKYSSVLEETVKFKLSDMLAATFYRRDKDEYKQLVGSYQTYIAQKFPDSLDYTYATVGGYNLNRILWNMNMLHNPYCRFNFSSLIGIMHPINEKLKFYHKNKYRMMMICRDFYSEFWDVMKEESPQYLCMDFIEERFDVIQYKDSYITKSDAFDGADFHLTGMHILSRRSKECMDLWKKSCIDFIYKLQTEYPTTKIILIKTFLCEQYGSNMVREDYPNHLDIREMNRILEAYYQFFANKCPSVTVIEVAGSELYFTDENYEYGKLPSHLNDLTNREIAAKIEAKIIGGIS from the coding sequence ATGAAGGTTAGCGTAATTGTACCAGTATACAATGTGTATGACTGGTTGGATGCCTGTATGGAATCCATTGTGAACCAAAGTTTTAGGGATTTTGAGATAATTCTGATTGAAGACGGCTCGACAGACGGTTCTGACTTAAAATGCGAGGAATGGGCAAAAAGCGACCAGCGAGTTAAGGTATTGAAACAAAAAAACTCAGGACCATCGATAGCAAGAAACAAAGGAATGAAAGTGGCTAAGGGAGAATACTTATCCTTTATAGATTCTGATGACTGGGTGGATAAGGATTTTCTAAAAAAAATGTATGATGCTGCATCACAAAACGATGCAGATATGGTAGAGTGCGATGTATACAGGGTGGATGACAGAACAGGAGAGAGAACATACCGTGTATGTTCAGGTAATTTAGGTCAACTCTATACTGCTAGAGAGCACATGAAATATGGGTATACAGCTATCTGGAAATGTCTAGTTAGAAAGGAACTTTTTTTAAAGTATGAAATCGAGTTTCCAGATTGCCACAGTGAAGCAAAAGCAATTTATCCATTGCTATTGGCATTGAGTAATAAAATTATTAATGTAAGTGAAGGCCTTTATTTTTACAGGCGTTTTAGGAAAGATTCGCTCACTGCTAAACCAAGACAAAATAATGGTGATGAGTTTGCGATAGGTATTCGTGCATTTGATGCTTTGCTTCAGGGATTCATTAAGAATGGAATCTATCAGAAGTACAGTTCAGTACTCGAAGAAACTGTGAAGTTTAAGTTATCCGATATGTTGGCTGCCACATTTTACAGAAGAGACAAAGACGAGTACAAACAACTTGTGGGAAGTTATCAGACTTATATTGCACAAAAGTTTCCTGATTCACTGGATTACACCTATGCTACAGTGGGAGGTTATAATTTAAACAGAATTTTGTGGAATATGAATATGCTCCACAATCCCTATTGTAGATTTAACTTTTCTAGCCTCATTGGAATCATGCATCCAATTAACGAGAAACTGAAATTTTATCACAAGAATAAATATAGGATGATGATGATCTGTAGAGACTTTTATTCTGAATTTTGGGATGTCATGAAAGAGGAATCACCACAATATCTTTGCATGGATTTCATAGAGGAAAGATTTGATGTGATTCAATACAAGGACTCCTACATTACTAAAAGTGATGCATTTGATGGGGCGGATTTCCATTTGACTGGGATGCATATTTTGTCTCGCAGGAGCAAAGAATGTATGGATTTGTGGAAGAAAAGTTGTATTGATTTCATTTATAAGTTACAAACAGAATATCCAACCACGAAAATTATTCTTATAAAAACTTTTTTATGTGAGCAATATGGCAGTAATATGGTCAGAGAAGATTACCCAAATCATTTGGATATCAGAGAGATGAACCGGATATTAGAGGCGTACTATCAATTTTTTGCGAATAAATGCCCAAGTGTAACTGTAATCGAAGTGGCTGGAAGCGAACTGTATTTTACAGATGAAAATTATGAGTACGGTAAATTGCCTTCACATTTAAATGATCTGACAAATAGGGAAATTGCTGCTAAAATAGAAGCAAAAATCATAGGAGGAATTAGTTAA
- a CDS encoding FkbM family methyltransferase: protein MELSGLQQVYSKLGDDVSREIYMHRIMLSISGGGEQGDTKLARTNEALMQFSCLLKKHSGKIVVMGLGYRGKQLVHFYRGIQWKCIIDNNPKEDIYEGIPVLKTTEFLKDYAGEIIVIASRVYELEMYEQLREHGIKEDNIINYGNILEKLMHDQYFDLPELPISDEEVFVDLGCFDAMTSIELKKRIGNKLKSVIAFEPDEMRIKECKENLEAAHIDYKLIEKGGWSKETSLHFMNVNGLLTIGDIGEEVKVTSVDHVLDGEKASFIKMDIEGAEYEALRGCRNTIQKYKPKLAICIYHKLTDIFEIPALILEYCPEYKFYLRHYSPFHVETVLYGIPKM from the coding sequence ATGGAACTTTCAGGCTTACAACAGGTATACAGTAAATTAGGAGATGATGTGTCTAGAGAAATCTATATGCACCGAATTATGCTTTCAATTTCCGGGGGAGGGGAGCAAGGGGATACAAAGCTTGCCCGAACAAATGAAGCATTAATGCAATTTAGTTGTCTGTTAAAGAAGCATTCTGGTAAAATTGTGGTTATGGGATTGGGGTACAGAGGGAAGCAGTTGGTTCATTTTTACCGGGGTATTCAATGGAAATGTATTATTGATAATAATCCTAAAGAGGATATCTATGAAGGTATTCCAGTGCTGAAGACAACGGAATTCCTGAAAGATTATGCTGGAGAGATAATAGTTATTGCTTCTAGAGTTTACGAATTAGAGATGTATGAGCAACTTAGAGAGCATGGAATAAAAGAGGATAATATTATCAATTATGGGAACATTTTAGAGAAATTAATGCACGATCAGTATTTTGATTTACCAGAGCTGCCAATATCTGATGAGGAAGTGTTTGTGGATTTGGGATGTTTTGATGCAATGACGTCTATTGAGCTGAAAAAAAGAATTGGAAATAAATTGAAATCTGTTATAGCTTTCGAACCAGATGAAATGAGAATAAAGGAATGTAAGGAAAACCTCGAAGCGGCACATATTGATTACAAGTTAATAGAAAAAGGTGGTTGGAGTAAAGAAACGTCACTTCACTTTATGAACGTTAATGGGCTTTTGACAATAGGTGACATTGGAGAAGAAGTGAAAGTAACCTCTGTAGATCATGTTCTTGATGGTGAAAAAGCCTCCTTTATCAAAATGGACATTGAAGGAGCTGAATACGAGGCATTAAGGGGGTGCCGAAACACAATACAAAAATACAAACCTAAGTTGGCCATTTGTATTTATCATAAACTCACTGATATATTTGAAATTCCCGCTTTAATTCTAGAGTATTGTCCTGAATACAAATTTTATTTAAGGCATTATTCACCGTTTCATGTGGAAACTGTTTTGTACGGAATTCCGAAGATGTAA
- a CDS encoding class I SAM-dependent methyltransferase gives MKLKNILDSLFCNKQHSDLEIKWIIFGAGSRGQRLLYMLKKNGIAVEYFCDNDIRKQGSIICGISVVGIEQLIRNKENYHILVSPYNGWEIVTMLKEKGFRYVMTPDVFELVVCWENMRYSANKVSFPPLGHFYSLYPDFEEIRSKEELLFSLERDIKDIDFNEEAQIETLHKMSLLYDTIPQWEDITVSAGTSMLRYRYNNPSLSPGDTIGLHCMLRILTPKRVLEVGSGYSSAVMLDTNEYYLNNQVKLKFIEPYPSLLKSLLKTNDKIELLPMRLQDVPLNVFEELEEGDILFIDSTHVSKVGSDVNYLFFDILPKLKKGVYIHLHDIFYPFEYPKEWIFSGRIWNELYVLRAFLQNNNDYKILFFQNMMEKRHMDKFLERWPLDTPVYGGSIWLQKKV, from the coding sequence ATGAAATTAAAGAATATACTTGATTCACTTTTTTGTAATAAGCAGCATTCAGATTTAGAAATAAAGTGGATAATATTTGGAGCAGGAAGTCGAGGGCAACGTTTACTTTATATGCTTAAAAAAAATGGTATAGCAGTTGAGTATTTCTGTGATAATGATATTAGAAAGCAAGGAAGTATTATATGCGGTATTTCAGTTGTGGGTATTGAGCAACTTATTAGGAATAAAGAAAACTATCATATATTAGTCTCTCCTTATAACGGTTGGGAGATTGTAACAATGTTAAAGGAAAAAGGATTCCGCTACGTTATGACACCTGATGTATTTGAATTGGTTGTATGTTGGGAAAACATGAGATATTCTGCAAATAAAGTAAGTTTCCCTCCCCTTGGACATTTTTATTCGCTATATCCAGACTTTGAAGAGATAAGGAGTAAAGAAGAGTTATTATTCTCCCTAGAAAGGGATATAAAGGACATAGATTTTAATGAAGAGGCCCAAATAGAAACATTACATAAAATGAGTCTTCTATATGATACTATACCTCAATGGGAAGATATCACTGTATCTGCAGGTACAAGTATGTTGCGATATAGATATAATAACCCGAGTCTAAGTCCGGGAGATACTATTGGTTTGCACTGTATGCTACGCATCTTAACCCCCAAAAGAGTCCTTGAGGTTGGATCAGGATATTCTTCTGCTGTTATGCTTGATACGAACGAATATTATTTAAATAATCAAGTTAAATTAAAATTTATTGAACCCTATCCGAGTTTGTTAAAATCTTTATTAAAGACAAACGATAAGATTGAATTGCTACCTATGAGATTACAGGATGTTCCACTTAATGTATTTGAAGAATTGGAAGAGGGAGATATTTTATTTATTGATTCAACTCATGTGTCTAAAGTTGGGTCAGACGTTAATTATTTATTTTTTGATATATTGCCTAAGCTCAAAAAGGGTGTTTATATACACTTACATGATATTTTTTATCCGTTTGAATATCCTAAGGAATGGATTTTTAGTGGAAGGATATGGAATGAACTATATGTTTTGAGAGCATTTTTACAAAATAACAATGATTATAAAATTTTGTTCTTTCAGAATATGATGGAAAAAAGACATATGGATAAGTTTTTGGAAAGGTGGCCGCTAGATACCCCTGTTTATGGAGGAAGTATTTGGTTACAAAAGAAAGTATAA